From Salinibacterium sp. ZJ450, one genomic window encodes:
- a CDS encoding copper resistance protein CopC codes for MTTTVIRACAALGAAALLTLGAPLAASAHSSATPTPADGATISELPAEFAVTASEPFFTGAGDAAFGLLVQNAAGQYFGDGCFTIADATLSTPAALGEAGSYTMTWQFVSGDSHPTEGSSSFTWAPPAGFEPETGSATAPTCEPEPTPTEDSTAGAAPSSAPSTAPDASENSSDTSETEAAANPTPWIIGIAAVLIVGGIAYGVARRRGEKSETATQNDDSTTPTK; via the coding sequence ATGACCACGACCGTTATTCGTGCGTGCGCTGCGCTCGGCGCCGCCGCTCTGCTCACCCTCGGTGCACCGCTCGCCGCCAGCGCGCACAGCTCCGCCACCCCGACCCCCGCTGACGGGGCGACAATCTCAGAGTTGCCCGCCGAGTTCGCCGTCACGGCGTCCGAACCGTTCTTCACCGGAGCGGGCGACGCCGCATTCGGCCTGCTGGTGCAGAATGCCGCGGGGCAGTACTTCGGCGACGGCTGCTTCACGATCGCCGACGCCACTCTGTCCACACCCGCCGCGCTCGGCGAGGCAGGCAGTTACACCATGACCTGGCAGTTCGTGTCGGGCGACAGCCACCCCACCGAGGGCTCCTCGAGCTTCACCTGGGCGCCGCCCGCCGGTTTCGAACCCGAGACCGGTTCCGCGACCGCCCCCACCTGCGAGCCGGAGCCCACACCCACCGAAGACAGCACCGCCGGCGCCGCCCCGAGCAGCGCGCCGTCGACCGCGCCCGATGCCTCGGAGAACTCTTCGGACACTTCGGAGACCGAGGCTGCCGCCAACCCGACACCGTGGATCATCGGCATCGCCGCTGTGCTCATCGTCGGCGGCATCGCCTACGGGGTGGCCCGCCGCCGCGGCGAGAAGTCCGAGACTGCCACGCAGAACGACGACAGCACGACACCCACCAAGTAA
- a CDS encoding nucleoside hydrolase — protein sequence MHIDYPYPAEAAVYLLDCDTGIDDAVALLYLLADPAIDLAAITVTFGNVTASQAADNTLRLLHRVGRSDIPVAVGSELSMSGGTLVDRGQGRIHGTNGIGDVQLPPSPVTPVAELAPQLIVRLARENPGELHIIATGVCTNLADALELDPELPKLVASVTMMGGAALVPGNATAAAEANIIHDPVAAARVLRANWPVTLVPLDVTMLDVVEEADWRQLREATGTVGELAAQMMDVYMDFYVGVFGRRAAACHDVLAAAIAVGDIQATLAPVVDVVIDTTEGPGMGQTICDLRGRFRGFQPEREGGTRVVLETDERVVPRLIERLTSY from the coding sequence GTGCATATCGACTACCCCTACCCCGCGGAGGCCGCCGTGTACCTGCTCGACTGCGACACCGGCATCGACGACGCGGTCGCGCTGCTGTACCTGCTGGCCGACCCGGCCATCGACCTCGCCGCGATCACGGTCACGTTCGGCAACGTCACGGCGTCGCAGGCCGCCGACAACACGCTTCGGCTGCTGCACCGGGTGGGCCGCAGCGACATCCCGGTGGCCGTGGGGTCGGAGCTGTCGATGTCGGGCGGCACGCTCGTCGACCGCGGCCAGGGCCGAATTCACGGGACGAACGGCATCGGCGACGTTCAGCTGCCACCCTCCCCGGTAACCCCGGTCGCCGAGCTGGCGCCGCAGCTGATCGTGCGCCTCGCCCGGGAGAACCCCGGTGAGCTGCACATCATCGCCACCGGCGTCTGCACCAACCTCGCCGACGCGCTCGAGCTCGATCCGGAGCTGCCGAAGCTCGTGGCATCCGTCACGATGATGGGTGGTGCCGCACTGGTCCCCGGCAACGCGACCGCCGCGGCCGAGGCGAACATCATTCACGACCCGGTCGCGGCCGCCCGCGTGCTGCGCGCGAACTGGCCGGTGACCCTCGTGCCGCTTGATGTGACCATGCTCGACGTGGTGGAGGAGGCCGACTGGCGGCAGCTGCGCGAGGCCACCGGAACCGTCGGCGAGCTGGCGGCGCAGATGATGGACGTCTACATGGACTTCTACGTGGGCGTCTTCGGCCGCCGCGCCGCCGCCTGCCACGACGTGCTGGCCGCAGCGATCGCGGTCGGCGACATCCAAGCGACGCTCGCGCCCGTGGTGGACGTCGTGATCGACACCACTGAAGGACCGGGGATGGGGCAAACCATCTGCGACCTGCGCGGCCGGTTCCGTGGGTTCCAGCCCGAGCGCGAGGGCGGTACCCGGGTGGTGCTCGAGACGGACGAACGCGTGGTGCCGCGCCTGATTGAGCGGCTCACCAGCTACTGA
- a CDS encoding ATP-dependent Clp protease proteolytic subunit, which translates to METPNFTALGSVNGVAMPSSRYILPSFEERTAYGYKRQDPYAKLFEDRIVFLGVQVDDASADDVMAQLLVLESQDPDRDIVMYINSPGGSFTAMTAIYDTMQYIRPEIQTVVLGQAASAAAVLLAAGTPGKRLALPNARILIHQPAIGEAGQGQASDIEIQAREIQRLREWLEETLSKHSNQTVEAVSRDIDRDKILIAAEAQEYGLIDQVLTSRKGVPTLVKK; encoded by the coding sequence ATGGAAACCCCCAACTTCACCGCTCTCGGTTCAGTGAACGGCGTCGCGATGCCCAGCTCCCGCTACATCCTGCCGAGCTTCGAAGAGCGCACCGCTTACGGCTACAAGCGCCAGGACCCGTACGCCAAGCTGTTCGAAGACCGCATCGTCTTCCTCGGCGTACAGGTCGACGACGCATCCGCGGATGACGTGATGGCCCAGCTGCTCGTGCTGGAAAGCCAGGACCCCGACCGCGACATCGTGATGTACATCAACTCACCCGGTGGCTCGTTCACCGCGATGACGGCGATCTACGACACCATGCAGTACATCCGTCCGGAGATCCAGACGGTGGTGCTCGGCCAGGCCGCCTCGGCGGCAGCCGTGCTGCTGGCCGCGGGTACCCCCGGCAAGCGTCTGGCCCTGCCGAACGCGCGCATTCTGATCCACCAGCCCGCGATCGGTGAAGCAGGCCAGGGCCAGGCCTCGGATATCGAGATCCAGGCTCGCGAGATTCAGCGCCTCCGCGAGTGGCTCGAGGAGACGCTGTCCAAGCACTCCAACCAGACCGTCGAGGCCGTGTCGCGAGACATCGACCGTGACAAGATCCTGATCGCCGCCGAGGCGCAGGAGTACGGGCTGATCGACCAGGTGCTGACCAGCCGCAAGGGCGTTCCGACGCTCGTCAAGAAGTAA
- a CDS encoding ATP-dependent Clp protease proteolytic subunit produces MAEPAMPNSVFDRLLKDRIIWLGSEVRDDNANEIAAKLLLLAAEDAKKDIYLYINSPGGSITAGMAIYDTMQFVPNDIVTVGIGMAASMGQLLLTAGTKGKRYITPNARVLLHQPHGGFGGTSSDIQTQAALILDMKKRLAEITANQTGKTVEQINLDGDRDRWFNAKQALEYGFVDHIRESASDVIGGGGTES; encoded by the coding sequence ATGGCCGAACCGGCAATGCCGAACAGTGTTTTTGACCGACTGCTGAAGGACCGCATCATTTGGCTCGGCTCCGAGGTGCGCGACGACAACGCCAACGAGATTGCGGCAAAGCTGCTGCTGCTCGCGGCCGAGGACGCCAAGAAAGACATCTACCTGTACATCAACTCGCCCGGTGGCTCGATCACCGCTGGCATGGCGATCTACGACACGATGCAGTTCGTCCCGAACGACATCGTCACCGTCGGCATCGGCATGGCCGCGTCGATGGGCCAGCTGCTGCTCACCGCCGGCACCAAGGGCAAGCGCTACATCACCCCGAACGCCCGGGTGCTGCTGCACCAGCCGCACGGCGGATTCGGCGGAACCTCGTCTGACATCCAGACCCAGGCCGCCCTCATCCTGGACATGAAGAAGCGCCTGGCCGAGATCACGGCGAACCAGACCGGCAAGACCGTCGAGCAGATCAACCTCGACGGTGACCGCGACCGCTGGTTCAACGCCAAGCAGGCCCTCGAGTACGGCTTCGTCGACCACATCCGCGAGTCCGCATCCGACGTCATCGGCGGCGGCGGAACCGAATCCTAA
- a CDS encoding tetratricopeptide repeat protein: protein MTDNWTERVAAVWDAADELTAAEVLRRIEALVAERTAGAPESLATDPVALFELASARDYAGREADAAPLYQAALDGDLAEPLRGQAVIQLASTLRNLGRVVEAIAMLQQAFGAEPQHPLADAARAFLALCYASRGETATAAAIALDALADHLPQYQRSVRAYAAELAAAEQPKRQTRLMNDYGAEVPLWGDDGLANPTSLPVGAELIERLRAWAAQFEQNMDPERGWTEPTLVDIHRSQGHALREAVALELGAGYNVVLVLWELDGR from the coding sequence GTGACGGATAACTGGACAGAACGTGTCGCTGCGGTATGGGATGCGGCCGACGAGCTCACCGCGGCGGAGGTGTTACGAAGGATCGAGGCGCTCGTCGCTGAGCGCACCGCGGGCGCACCGGAATCACTCGCGACCGATCCCGTCGCCCTGTTCGAGCTGGCGAGCGCCCGGGACTACGCCGGTCGTGAGGCAGACGCCGCCCCGCTCTACCAGGCGGCGCTCGACGGCGACCTCGCCGAGCCGTTGCGCGGCCAGGCGGTGATCCAGCTGGCGAGCACGCTGCGAAACCTCGGCCGCGTCGTCGAAGCCATCGCGATGCTGCAGCAGGCGTTCGGCGCGGAGCCGCAGCATCCGCTCGCCGACGCCGCCCGGGCGTTCCTCGCGCTCTGTTATGCCAGTCGCGGTGAGACCGCGACAGCCGCCGCGATCGCGCTCGACGCGCTGGCCGATCACCTGCCGCAATACCAGCGCTCGGTGCGCGCCTACGCCGCCGAGCTTGCGGCGGCAGAGCAACCCAAACGGCAGACTCGTCTGATGAACGACTATGGGGCAGAGGTGCCGCTCTGGGGCGACGACGGCCTTGCAAACCCGACGTCGCTCCCAGTCGGTGCCGAGCTCATCGAGCGGTTGCGCGCTTGGGCTGCCCAGTTCGAGCAGAACATGGACCCTGAGAGGGGTTGGACGGAACCAACACTCGTGGACATCCACCGAAGTCAGGGGCATGCCCTGCGCGAGGCCGTTGCCCTCGAACTCGGCGCCGGCTACAACGTCGTGCTCGTCTTGTGGGAGCTCGATGGAAGGTAA
- a CDS encoding PLP-dependent aspartate aminotransferase family protein, whose protein sequence is MTDTGRPDKHEPRSLKPLSRAVHAGNAIDPGTGALRTPIVMANSYALPEDPSSISWSSSEHTIYTRNGAVNQKALQSKLALLEGGEDAVVLASGVAALHAVFFTLLKSGDHVVVADQTYEATFRLFTELLPEKYGIEATLVDTSDLDAVRAALRPNTALLHTETIANPTTRVADIRALADIAHDAGAVLSVDSTFTPPPISTPLAQGADLVVHSLTKYINGHGDAMGGAVIGSSELITRIKADAMVDVGGVISPFNAWLITRGSVTLPLRLRQHVTSAQRVAEFLDSDPRVAFVYYPGLVSHPQHALAQRVLPNGAGAVMSFAVTGDSDTQNRFVAALRVITSAVSLGHDESLIVHVGTEGPRVAHYADEFKRFGHLRLSIGLEDADDLVEDLRAALDATFPA, encoded by the coding sequence GTGACTGATACCGGACGGCCCGACAAACACGAACCCCGTAGCCTCAAGCCGCTCAGCCGGGCGGTGCATGCCGGCAACGCGATCGACCCGGGCACCGGTGCGCTGCGCACCCCAATTGTGATGGCCAACTCGTACGCGCTGCCCGAGGACCCGTCGTCGATCAGCTGGTCGTCATCCGAGCACACGATCTACACCCGCAACGGCGCGGTGAACCAGAAGGCGCTGCAGTCGAAGCTTGCCCTGCTGGAAGGCGGAGAGGATGCCGTCGTGCTGGCGAGCGGCGTGGCCGCCCTGCACGCGGTGTTCTTCACCCTGCTGAAGTCGGGCGATCATGTCGTGGTCGCCGACCAGACCTACGAAGCCACCTTCCGCCTGTTCACTGAGCTGCTGCCAGAGAAGTACGGCATCGAGGCGACCCTGGTCGACACCTCCGACCTCGACGCGGTTCGTGCGGCGCTCCGGCCGAACACCGCGCTGCTGCACACCGAGACCATCGCGAACCCGACAACCCGGGTCGCCGACATCCGCGCCCTCGCCGACATCGCGCACGACGCCGGAGCCGTTCTCTCGGTCGACTCCACCTTCACCCCGCCGCCGATCAGCACCCCGCTCGCGCAAGGCGCCGACCTGGTGGTGCACTCGCTGACCAAATACATCAACGGGCACGGCGACGCAATGGGCGGCGCGGTGATCGGCTCGAGCGAGCTGATCACGAGAATCAAGGCCGACGCGATGGTGGATGTCGGGGGAGTGATCAGCCCCTTCAACGCCTGGCTCATCACCCGCGGCTCGGTGACCTTGCCGCTCCGGCTGCGACAGCACGTCACCAGCGCGCAGCGCGTCGCGGAGTTCCTCGACAGCGACCCGCGGGTCGCGTTCGTGTACTACCCGGGCCTTGTGTCGCATCCGCAGCACGCCCTGGCGCAGCGGGTGCTGCCGAACGGCGCCGGCGCGGTCATGTCGTTCGCGGTGACCGGTGACTCAGACACCCAGAACCGGTTCGTCGCCGCGCTGCGCGTGATCACGTCGGCCGTGTCGCTGGGCCACGACGAGTCCCTGATCGTGCACGTCGGCACCGAGGGACCGCGGGTGGCGCACTATGCCGACGAGTTCAAGCGCTTCGGGCACCTGCGGCTCTCGATCGGCCTCGAGGACGCCGACGACCTGGTCGAGGACCTGCGCGCCGCGCTCGACGCGACCTTCCCGGCGTAA
- the tig gene encoding trigger factor, which yields MVNTTVEKLSPTRAKLTIAVTPEELKPSIDHAYKHIAEQVNVPGFRKGKVPAPIIDQRVGREEVLNHAVSESLDRFYRDAVKTEEIRTLGRPEADVSEWPDVKDFSGDLIITVEVDVRPEFDIPKYEDMLLTVDAVEVTDEEVATELDNLRARFGTLITVDRPAKTGDFAQIDLVATINGVEVDTANNISYELGSGELIEGIDEALDSLTAGESTTFESKLVGGDNAGETAQIAVTLSAVKERELPDADDDFAQIASQFDTIDELKADLREQAGKSKIFGQVSQARDQIVDKLLELVEIPVPEKLVEDEVHRHLEQEGRLEDDEHRAEVKESSEATFRSQILLDSIAEKENVKVGQDELTQYLIQGAAQYGMEPGEFIQVLDQNGQIPAMVGEVARSKALAVVLSKAKVVDDKGNDVDVSDFTATAGDAPEDEVEFGDDDAEVDEHAGHNH from the coding sequence TTGGTCAACACCACGGTTGAGAAACTGAGCCCGACGCGCGCGAAGCTCACCATTGCTGTCACCCCGGAAGAGCTGAAGCCCAGCATTGACCACGCTTACAAGCACATCGCTGAGCAGGTCAACGTTCCCGGTTTCCGTAAGGGAAAGGTGCCGGCGCCGATCATTGACCAGCGTGTTGGCCGCGAAGAAGTGCTGAACCACGCCGTCAGCGAGAGCCTGGACCGGTTCTACCGCGACGCCGTCAAGACCGAAGAGATCCGCACCCTGGGTCGCCCCGAGGCCGACGTCTCCGAGTGGCCGGACGTGAAGGACTTCTCCGGCGACCTGATCATCACCGTCGAGGTCGACGTGCGTCCCGAGTTCGACATCCCGAAGTACGAGGACATGCTCCTCACCGTCGACGCCGTCGAGGTCACCGATGAAGAGGTCGCGACCGAGCTGGACAACCTGCGCGCCCGCTTCGGCACGCTGATCACCGTGGACCGCCCGGCCAAGACCGGCGACTTCGCGCAGATCGACCTGGTCGCGACGATCAACGGTGTCGAGGTCGACACCGCCAACAACATCAGCTACGAGCTGGGCTCGGGCGAGCTGATCGAGGGCATCGACGAGGCCCTCGACTCGCTCACCGCCGGTGAGAGCACCACGTTCGAGTCGAAGCTGGTCGGCGGCGACAACGCCGGCGAGACCGCGCAGATCGCCGTGACGCTGAGCGCCGTCAAGGAGCGCGAGCTTCCGGATGCCGATGACGACTTCGCGCAGATCGCCAGCCAGTTCGACACCATCGATGAGCTGAAGGCAGACCTGCGTGAGCAGGCCGGCAAGTCGAAGATCTTCGGTCAGGTCAGCCAGGCGCGCGACCAGATCGTCGACAAGCTGCTCGAGCTCGTCGAGATCCCGGTTCCGGAGAAGCTGGTCGAAGACGAGGTGCACCGCCACCTCGAGCAGGAAGGCCGCCTCGAGGACGACGAGCACCGCGCCGAGGTCAAGGAATCCAGCGAGGCAACGTTCCGCTCGCAGATCCTGCTCGACTCGATCGCCGAGAAGGAGAACGTCAAGGTCGGCCAGGACGAGCTGACCCAGTACCTGATCCAGGGTGCCGCCCAGTACGGCATGGAGCCCGGCGAGTTCATCCAGGTGCTCGACCAGAACGGCCAGATCCCGGCCATGGTCGGCGAGGTCGCGCGGTCCAAGGCTCTCGCCGTGGTGCTCAGCAAGGCCAAGGTCGTCGACGACAAGGGCAACGATGTCGACGTGTCGGACTTCACCGCCACCGCGGGTGACGCACCCGAGGACGAGGTCGAGTTCGGCGACGACGACGCCGAGGTTGACGAGCACGCCGGTCACAACCACTAA
- a CDS encoding zinc-binding dehydrogenase codes for MQAVARVSVSSFGGPDSVQVEHGTIASPAKRTVRVRVTHASVGSTDALAREGRYLLQPRAGFTPGYDFVGVIDSDSPASGWERGTRVAGCLPRMGSNSTLIDVKPSLLVAVPEALPSAEAAALPLDLVTAGLAVALADPVPRPSVLVQGVSGALGALIAQHFASRGAAVLGTASARSRTFAESLGAHVLDYRDPHWRELAQVQQPDGVGAVFDHTGDPRLRQLASADGTVVRLAFVGRPGRERLDTVAGGAGAMAQYFRHPRTRVCSVPLFVATQPRRYRELLRTQFDRIVSGELRAPSVRVVPLSDVSRAHRELAEISPGQKIVLTLA; via the coding sequence ATGCAAGCAGTCGCACGGGTATCGGTCTCGTCGTTCGGCGGGCCAGACTCCGTGCAGGTCGAGCACGGGACGATCGCCTCGCCTGCCAAGCGAACCGTGCGGGTTCGGGTGACTCACGCCTCGGTGGGGTCAACGGATGCGCTCGCCCGCGAAGGCAGGTACTTGCTGCAACCCCGCGCGGGATTCACGCCGGGGTACGACTTCGTCGGTGTCATCGACTCCGACTCGCCCGCCAGTGGATGGGAGAGAGGAACCCGCGTAGCAGGCTGCCTCCCGCGGATGGGCAGCAACAGCACGCTGATTGACGTGAAGCCCTCGTTGTTGGTCGCAGTCCCGGAGGCACTCCCCTCCGCTGAGGCCGCCGCGTTGCCACTGGACCTCGTCACCGCCGGACTGGCAGTCGCACTGGCGGATCCGGTTCCGCGTCCCAGCGTGCTCGTCCAAGGAGTCTCGGGGGCGCTCGGGGCGCTGATCGCCCAACATTTCGCGTCCAGGGGTGCGGCGGTACTCGGAACCGCATCGGCACGTTCGAGAACCTTCGCGGAATCTCTGGGCGCACACGTCCTCGACTACCGAGACCCGCACTGGCGCGAGCTCGCACAGGTGCAGCAACCCGACGGGGTGGGAGCCGTCTTCGACCACACCGGAGACCCGCGCCTGCGACAGTTGGCGTCCGCGGACGGGACGGTGGTCAGACTGGCGTTCGTCGGCCGGCCAGGACGCGAACGCCTGGACACGGTCGCCGGTGGCGCGGGTGCGATGGCCCAGTATTTCCGGCATCCCCGAACCCGGGTGTGCTCGGTCCCGCTGTTCGTCGCGACTCAGCCGCGGCGGTACCGCGAGCTGCTGCGCACCCAGTTCGACCGAATCGTCAGCGGTGAGCTTCGTGCACCGAGTGTCCGCGTCGTTCCGCTCAGCGATGTGTCCCGGGCGCACCGTGAACTCGCTGAGATCAGCCCCGGGCAGAAGATCGTGCTGACTCTCGCTTAA
- a CDS encoding DUF2510 domain-containing protein, whose amino-acid sequence MTAATAPAGWYPDPLGTLLLRWWDGQIWTDRVEQRRPEIQLAPGAVDWRAQHRYPSGRLAS is encoded by the coding sequence ATGACTGCTGCAACCGCGCCCGCAGGCTGGTACCCCGACCCCCTTGGCACCCTGCTGTTGCGGTGGTGGGATGGCCAAATCTGGACCGACCGCGTCGAACAGCGTCGACCGGAGATCCAGCTGGCGCCCGGCGCCGTCGACTGGCGCGCGCAACACCGCTACCCCAGCGGTCGCCTCGCCAGCTGA
- a CDS encoding amidohydrolase — translation MLITNARVGDAIVDLRLRDGVITELGVLGGTGLDLQGRWLIPGLWDEHVHFTQWALARRRLDLQAAASAREVAVLVADAVAHSAVPVPVPVSRRLFGGSRDEPAVIVGTGFRDALWPDAPTRAMLDVAAPNTPVVLISGDVHSCWLNSRALERFGFAGHDTGLLREDESFAVVRRLDGVAADQVETSIADAAEAAAARGVVGITDLEFGWNFDAWRSRMDAGFDLLRVDAGIYPEHLEKAIGLGLSTGQRLTGLLSVGPAKIISDGSLNTRTAYCVDPYPGVGDLPHGMLNVQPGDLVEYLRRASGNGLLPAVHAIGDEANQLALDAFEAVGCRGRIEHAQLLRWEDLRRFAELGIVASVQPEHALDDRDVADRYWSSRTDRAFLLRSLLDAGATLKLGSDAPVAELDPWVSIAAAVSRSKNGREPWHAEQSITVDEAIAASVRSSIGVGQPADLVVLEQDPREATADQLRAMPVAATMLAGRFTHSTL, via the coding sequence ATGCTGATCACTAACGCTCGCGTCGGGGACGCCATCGTCGACCTGCGGCTGCGGGATGGCGTCATCACCGAACTCGGGGTGCTCGGCGGCACCGGCCTCGACCTGCAGGGGCGCTGGCTGATCCCCGGCCTCTGGGACGAGCATGTTCACTTCACGCAGTGGGCGCTGGCCCGGCGGCGGCTCGACCTGCAGGCGGCGGCATCCGCGCGCGAGGTGGCGGTGCTCGTCGCCGACGCCGTCGCGCACTCGGCGGTGCCGGTGCCGGTTCCAGTGTCGCGTCGGCTGTTCGGCGGGTCGCGGGACGAGCCGGCCGTGATCGTCGGAACCGGATTCCGCGACGCCCTCTGGCCGGACGCGCCCACGCGCGCCATGCTCGACGTCGCGGCACCGAACACGCCCGTGGTGCTGATCAGTGGCGATGTGCACTCCTGCTGGCTGAACTCCCGGGCGCTGGAACGGTTCGGTTTTGCCGGGCATGACACCGGCCTGTTGCGTGAGGACGAGAGTTTCGCCGTGGTGCGCCGGCTCGATGGGGTTGCCGCAGACCAGGTCGAGACGTCGATCGCCGACGCTGCCGAGGCGGCGGCCGCCCGCGGTGTGGTCGGCATCACCGACCTCGAGTTCGGCTGGAACTTTGACGCCTGGCGCTCCCGCATGGACGCCGGCTTCGACCTGCTGCGCGTCGACGCCGGGATCTACCCTGAGCACCTGGAGAAAGCGATCGGCCTCGGCCTCAGCACCGGGCAGCGGCTGACCGGGCTGCTCTCGGTCGGTCCAGCCAAGATCATCAGCGACGGCTCGTTGAACACCCGCACCGCGTACTGCGTCGATCCCTATCCCGGGGTGGGCGACCTTCCGCACGGCATGCTGAACGTGCAACCGGGCGACCTGGTCGAGTACCTGCGGCGCGCGAGCGGCAACGGGCTGCTGCCCGCGGTGCACGCCATCGGCGACGAGGCGAACCAGCTGGCACTCGACGCATTCGAGGCGGTCGGATGTCGCGGCCGCATCGAGCACGCGCAGCTGCTGCGGTGGGAGGACCTGCGCCGCTTCGCCGAACTGGGCATCGTCGCCAGTGTGCAGCCAGAGCACGCGCTGGATGATCGGGATGTCGCGGACCGGTACTGGTCCTCTCGCACCGATCGGGCGTTCCTGCTGCGCTCGCTGCTCGACGCGGGCGCCACCCTGAAGCTCGGCTCCGATGCACCCGTGGCCGAATTGGACCCGTGGGTCTCAATCGCCGCGGCGGTCAGCCGGTCGAAGAACGGGCGGGAACCCTGGCACGCGGAGCAGTCGATCACCGTGGACGAGGCGATCGCGGCATCCGTTCGGTCCTCGATTGGGGTCGGACAACCGGCGGACCTGGTGGTGCTGGAACAGGATCCTCGAGAGGCGACGGCCGATCAGCTGCGGGCGATGCCGGTGGCGGCGACCATGCTGGCGGGGCGATTCACGCACAGCACCCTGTAG
- a CDS encoding FMN-binding negative transcriptional regulator, translated as MLPTAHFLLEDPDEVKRLIRENPWATFVSATSAGLIASHYPVLLEEDAAGISIVSHFGRPDDVAHELGRHEILVIIQGPHGYVSPGWYDNGEFIPTWNHVTAHLYGVPELLDADENFRILGDLVDHFEKRMPHPQRLEQHEAVARAVARGTIGLRLRVTRFDARRKLSQNKTPEVLDRITRALESDDEYAEPRLAREMRRATGHADH; from the coding sequence ATGCTGCCAACGGCTCACTTTCTGCTTGAGGATCCCGACGAGGTCAAACGGCTGATCCGGGAGAACCCGTGGGCAACCTTTGTGTCCGCGACATCCGCTGGTCTGATCGCCTCGCACTATCCGGTGCTGCTGGAAGAGGACGCGGCAGGGATCAGCATCGTCAGCCATTTCGGCCGGCCGGACGACGTGGCGCACGAACTGGGCCGGCACGAGATTCTGGTGATCATCCAGGGCCCGCACGGCTACGTCTCGCCCGGCTGGTACGACAACGGCGAGTTCATCCCCACCTGGAATCACGTCACCGCCCACCTGTACGGTGTGCCGGAGCTGCTGGACGCCGACGAGAACTTCCGCATCCTCGGCGACCTGGTCGATCATTTTGAGAAGCGGATGCCGCACCCGCAGCGTCTGGAACAGCACGAGGCCGTGGCGCGGGCGGTCGCGCGCGGCACCATCGGGCTGCGGCTGCGCGTCACCCGTTTCGACGCCAGACGGAAGCTGAGCCAGAACAAGACCCCCGAGGTGCTGGACCGCATCACCAGGGCGCTGGAGAGCGACGACGAGTACGCCGAGCCGCGCCTGGCGCGGGAGATGCGGAGGGCCACCGGTCATGCTGATCACTAA
- a CDS encoding Fpg/Nei family DNA glycosylase encodes MPEGHSVHRIARQFALHFVGHPVAVFSPQGRFAAGAARLDGSTMTGAKAVGKQMFLEFDNGLWLRVHLGMYGAWDFAGDITADATMASANGRIGHTNQSGTILDAAGEDSLHSIGAPRRTRLRMSEQEKLQPDIETFPPEPVGQVRVRLLTEVSCADLRGPTACEVIDALAVAQTIAKLGPDPLVDDPEDAEERFVAAVRKRATPIGQLLMDQSVASGIGNVYRAELLYRARLDPHTPGKKVPEDVARALWQDWAHLLDIGVHTGQMMTMDDLDDDAYRKALAHRDDRHWVYHREGLPCRVCGTNISMELAAGRKLYWCANCQA; translated from the coding sequence ATGCCAGAAGGTCACTCCGTTCACCGGATCGCCCGCCAGTTCGCCCTGCACTTCGTCGGGCATCCGGTGGCGGTGTTCTCACCGCAGGGCCGCTTCGCTGCCGGCGCCGCTCGACTCGACGGCAGCACCATGACCGGGGCGAAGGCGGTCGGCAAGCAGATGTTCCTCGAGTTCGACAACGGCCTCTGGCTCCGCGTGCACCTCGGCATGTACGGCGCCTGGGACTTCGCTGGCGACATCACGGCTGACGCCACGATGGCGTCAGCGAATGGCCGCATCGGCCATACCAACCAGAGCGGCACCATCCTCGACGCCGCAGGCGAGGACTCACTGCACAGCATCGGCGCCCCGCGCCGCACCCGGCTGCGGATGTCCGAGCAGGAGAAACTCCAGCCAGACATCGAGACGTTCCCGCCGGAGCCTGTCGGCCAGGTGCGGGTGCGGCTGCTCACCGAGGTGTCGTGCGCCGACCTCCGCGGTCCGACCGCGTGCGAGGTGATCGACGCGCTCGCCGTCGCGCAGACCATCGCCAAGCTCGGACCCGACCCGCTGGTGGATGATCCCGAGGACGCCGAGGAGCGTTTCGTCGCCGCCGTGCGCAAGCGGGCGACCCCGATCGGGCAACTGCTGATGGACCAGTCCGTGGCCAGCGGCATCGGCAACGTGTACCGCGCCGAACTGCTGTACCGGGCACGCCTGGACCCGCATACCCCCGGCAAGAAGGTGCCGGAGGATGTCGCGCGGGCGCTCTGGCAGGACTGGGCGCACCTGCTCGACATCGGTGTGCATACCGGCCAGATGATGACCATGGACGACCTCGACGACGACGCATACCGTAAGGCGCTGGCGCATCGGGATGACCGGCACTGGGTGTACCACCGCGAGGGGCTGCCCTGCCGGGTCTGCGGCACGAATATCTCGATGGAACTGGCGGCGGGCCGCAAGCTTTACTGGTGTGCGAACTGCCAAGCTTGA